In Xenorhabdus poinarii G6, the following are encoded in one genomic region:
- the zipA gene encoding cell division protein ZipA has product MQDLRLILIVVGAIAIIALLLHGLWTSRKEHSSLFRDRPVKRRKQGHQEESGDNEGNELIDNKQQSNIQASVTRHSEDRAEPVIERRASESSAVMPDDGLDPLLAKQQSEVSAAKGKRVDDQQEEPQLGLFDPVEPVESRKTEGAASGSGVIAEQPMPAESDVQTDTHRTQKETVLVLHVAAHHGQALNGEVLLQSILQAGFRFGEMNIFHRHLNPSGSGAVLFSLANMVKPGSFDPDQMVDFTTPGISMFMLVPSYGDSHQNFKLMLQTAQRIAADVGGVVLDSERKMLTPQMIEHYKMRIRDTLNVSE; this is encoded by the coding sequence ATGCAGGATTTGCGTCTGATATTAATCGTTGTTGGTGCGATAGCCATAATAGCTTTGCTATTACATGGGTTGTGGACCAGCCGTAAAGAGCATTCATCACTCTTTCGTGATCGCCCCGTTAAACGTCGTAAACAGGGGCATCAGGAAGAATCAGGGGATAATGAAGGCAATGAACTGATTGATAATAAGCAACAATCGAATATTCAGGCGTCGGTAACCCGGCATTCTGAAGATCGTGCTGAGCCGGTTATTGAACGTCGTGCGTCTGAATCATCAGCAGTCATGCCTGATGATGGTTTAGATCCTTTACTTGCAAAACAGCAGTCTGAGGTATCCGCAGCTAAAGGAAAGCGTGTCGATGATCAACAGGAAGAGCCACAGCTTGGGTTATTCGATCCGGTTGAACCCGTCGAATCAAGAAAAACAGAGGGGGCAGCGTCTGGCTCTGGCGTTATAGCAGAGCAACCAATGCCAGCGGAAAGTGACGTACAGACTGATACGCATCGTACTCAAAAAGAGACCGTATTGGTATTGCATGTGGCCGCTCATCACGGGCAAGCGCTGAATGGTGAGGTCTTACTACAAAGTATTTTGCAGGCAGGCTTCCGGTTTGGTGAGATGAATATCTTCCATCGCCACTTGAACCCGTCAGGCAGCGGTGCGGTGTTGTTCAGTTTGGCGAACATGGTAAAACCCGGTTCATTTGATCCAGACCAAATGGTCGATTTCACGACACCAGGGATCTCCATGTTTATGCTTGTACCTTCATATGGTGATTCCCATCAGAATTTTAAACTGATGTTACAGACAGCGCAGCGTATTGCTGCTGATGTCGGGGGCGTCGTGTTGGATAGTGAACGCAAGATGCTGACACCACAGATGATCGAACACTATAAGATGCGTATTCGTGATACGCTTAACGTCAGTGAATAA
- the ligA gene encoding NAD-dependent DNA ligase LigA, translated as MENITQKINELRTTLRHHEYLYHVMDAPEIPDAEYDRLMRELKLLEEQYPALVTADSPTQRVGAAPLTAFEQVRHEIPMLSLDNVFDEESYLAFDKRVRDRLKDSQDLVFCCELKLDGLAVSLLYEHGELVQAATRGDGTTGENITVNVRTIHAIPLRLKGDNIPARVEIRGEVFMKQHGFEKLNEEARRTGNKVFANPRNAAAGSLRQLDPRITAKRPLTFYCYGVGILEGGVLPASHYERLMQFKRWGLPVSDKVKLCQGTQQVMAFYHDIEQQRSTLGFDIDGVVVKVDSLEWQEKLGFVARAPRWATAFKFPAQEQMTIVRDVEFQVGRTGAITPVARLEPVLVAGVTVSNATLHNADEIARLGLRIGDTVIIRRAGDVIPQVVGVVHDQRPADTQNVIFPEHCPVCGSEIERVEGEAVARCTGGLFCGAQRKEALKHFVSRRAMDVDGMGEKIIEQLVDKEYVKTPADLFRLTAGKLTGLERMGPKSAQNIINALEKAKKTTFARFIYALGIREVGEATAANLVAHFGTLETLRTADMAALIAVPDVGSVVASHVMNFFSEPHNQVVIDDLVNNMGIHWASTESQPLEEVDSPFAGKTVVLTGSLSRLSRDEAKDKLNALGAKVTGSVSKKTDFIIAGEAAGSKLAKANELGIPVIDEEEMLRLLGE; from the coding sequence ATGGAAAATATTACTCAAAAAATCAATGAATTAAGAACAACATTACGTCATCATGAATATTTGTATCATGTTATGGATGCGCCAGAGATCCCGGATGCCGAATATGATCGTTTGATGCGGGAATTAAAATTACTGGAAGAACAATATCCAGCGCTGGTTACCGCTGATTCGCCTACCCAACGCGTCGGCGCCGCACCATTGACTGCATTTGAGCAGGTGCGCCATGAGATCCCGATGCTCTCTCTGGATAATGTCTTTGATGAAGAGAGTTACCTCGCATTTGATAAGCGTGTTCGTGATCGTTTAAAAGACAGCCAGGATCTGGTGTTTTGTTGTGAACTGAAACTGGATGGTCTGGCAGTGAGCTTGCTGTATGAACATGGGGAATTGGTACAGGCCGCGACACGCGGAGATGGGACAACCGGCGAAAATATTACCGTCAATGTGCGTACCATTCACGCCATTCCTCTGCGTCTGAAAGGGGATAATATTCCAGCGCGTGTGGAAATTCGTGGCGAAGTTTTCATGAAGCAACATGGGTTTGAAAAACTCAATGAAGAAGCCCGCCGCACAGGAAATAAAGTTTTCGCAAATCCCCGCAATGCAGCGGCGGGTTCATTGCGTCAACTTGATCCTCGCATTACAGCCAAACGCCCACTCACCTTCTATTGTTATGGTGTCGGTATTTTGGAAGGCGGCGTATTACCTGCAAGTCATTATGAACGTCTGATGCAATTCAAGCGTTGGGGACTGCCTGTCAGTGACAAAGTGAAGCTATGTCAGGGAACTCAACAGGTGATGGCTTTTTATCACGACATTGAGCAGCAACGCTCGACATTGGGCTTTGATATTGACGGTGTTGTCGTCAAAGTTGATTCGCTCGAATGGCAAGAAAAATTAGGCTTTGTTGCCAGAGCACCACGGTGGGCGACGGCGTTCAAATTTCCGGCTCAAGAACAGATGACCATTGTCCGCGATGTTGAATTTCAGGTGGGACGTACCGGCGCGATTACGCCCGTTGCCCGTTTAGAACCCGTTTTGGTCGCAGGTGTTACAGTCAGTAATGCGACATTACACAATGCAGATGAAATTGCACGTTTGGGGTTACGCATTGGTGATACGGTGATTATTCGCCGCGCCGGTGATGTGATTCCACAGGTCGTGGGTGTGGTTCATGACCAGAGGCCAGCCGACACTCAGAACGTGATTTTTCCTGAGCACTGTCCGGTTTGTGGTTCAGAAATAGAACGTGTTGAGGGAGAAGCGGTTGCTCGTTGTACTGGCGGCTTGTTCTGCGGCGCGCAGCGTAAAGAAGCGCTGAAACATTTTGTTTCCCGCCGTGCCATGGATGTTGATGGGATGGGCGAAAAAATCATTGAACAGCTTGTGGATAAAGAATATGTCAAAACACCGGCGGATCTTTTTCGTCTTACCGCAGGAAAACTGACTGGCCTTGAGCGAATGGGGCCTAAATCGGCACAAAATATCATTAATGCCTTAGAAAAGGCGAAAAAAACAACATTTGCCCGCTTTATTTACGCGTTAGGCATTCGTGAAGTTGGTGAAGCAACTGCTGCGAATCTGGTTGCCCATTTTGGGACATTGGAAACATTACGTACCGCAGATATGGCGGCATTGATTGCAGTGCCAGATGTGGGCAGTGTGGTTGCCAGTCATGTCATGAATTTCTTTAGTGAGCCGCATAATCAGGTCGTGATTGATGATTTGGTCAATAATATGGGTATTCATTGGGCGTCGACTGAAAGCCAGCCGTTGGAGGAAGTAGACAGCCCATTCGCGGGCAAAACCGTGGTATTAACGGGATCATTGAGCCGTTTATCTCGCGATGAAGCAAAAGATAAGTTAAACGCTTTAGGGGCAAAAGTGACAGGAAGTGTGTCTAAAAAAACAGATTTCATTATCGCTGGCGAAGCAGCCGGATCTAAACTCGCTAAGGCTAATGAATTGGGCATTCCTGTGATTGATGAGGAAGAAATGCTTCGTTTGTTGGGTGAATAA
- a CDS encoding NupC/NupG family nucleoside CNT transporter: protein MSHILHFALALIVIGGLAILASNNRKAIKSRYIIQLLIIELFLAWFFLNSNAGLGIVKGFDNVFVHLLAYAAEGTSFVFGGMIEANLAFFFLNVLCPIIFISALIGILQHIKVLPIIIRAIGTVLSKINGMGKLESFNAVSSLILGQSENFIAYKDVLGKMSERRMYTMAATAMSTVSMSIVGAYMTMLDAKYVVAALVLNMFSTFIILSLINPYSIESEEEIHMSNLHEGQSFFEMLGEYILAGFKVALIVSAMLIGFIALIAGINAIFHLVFGVTFQECLGYVFYPLAWIMGIPSDEALKVGSIMATKLVSNEFVAMQSLQGVAAELSERSKGMLSVFLVSFANFSSIGIIAGAIKGLNEKQGNTVARFGLKLLFGSTLVSFLSAAITGLILGF from the coding sequence ATGTCCCATATTTTACACTTTGCTCTCGCATTGATCGTGATTGGCGGTCTGGCGATTTTGGCGAGTAATAACCGCAAAGCGATTAAATCCCGTTATATAATCCAGTTACTGATTATCGAACTGTTTCTGGCCTGGTTCTTCCTGAACTCTAATGCCGGTTTGGGGATTGTGAAGGGGTTTGACAATGTATTCGTCCATTTATTGGCTTATGCAGCAGAAGGAACCAGCTTTGTTTTCGGTGGCATGATTGAAGCGAATTTAGCCTTTTTCTTCCTGAATGTATTATGTCCAATTATCTTCATCTCTGCTTTAATCGGTATTTTACAACACATCAAAGTGTTGCCCATTATCATCCGGGCAATAGGAACGGTGTTATCGAAAATTAACGGCATGGGTAAACTGGAATCTTTTAATGCAGTCAGTTCATTGATTCTGGGGCAATCAGAGAACTTCATTGCCTATAAAGATGTGTTAGGCAAAATGTCTGAGCGCCGGATGTATACGATGGCAGCAACGGCAATGTCTACCGTCTCTATGTCTATCGTCGGCGCTTACATGACGATGCTGGATGCAAAATATGTGGTTGCAGCGCTGGTTCTGAATATGTTCAGTACCTTTATCATTTTGTCACTCATCAATCCTTACTCCATTGAGAGTGAGGAAGAGATCCATATGAGCAACCTCCACGAGGGGCAAAGTTTTTTTGAAATGTTGGGCGAATATATTCTGGCTGGTTTCAAAGTTGCTTTGATTGTGTCTGCAATGCTGATCGGTTTTATTGCTTTGATAGCGGGTATCAACGCCATTTTTCATCTGGTATTTGGCGTTACTTTCCAGGAATGTCTGGGATACGTGTTCTATCCGCTGGCATGGATCATGGGTATTCCAAGTGATGAAGCACTGAAAGTGGGCAGTATTATGGCGACGAAATTAGTTTCCAACGAATTTGTGGCAATGCAGAGTTTGCAAGGCGTTGCGGCTGAATTGAGTGAGCGTTCGAAAGGTATGCTGTCTGTCTTTTTGGTCTCTTTCGCCAATTTCTCCTCCATCGGGATTATTGCTGGCGCTATTAAAGGCTTAAATGAAAAACAAGGTAATACTGTTGCGCGTTTTGGCTTGAAGCTGTTGTTTGGTTCAACGCTGGTCAGCTTTTTGTCCGCCGCCATTACAGGGCTGATTTTAGGCTTCTAA
- a CDS encoding DUF3820 family protein — translation MNKENLLAIANTAMPFGKYKGSVLIDLPEEYLLWFARQGAFPQGKLGELMEMTLAIKIEGLDALVKPLKKSE, via the coding sequence ATGAATAAGGAAAACCTGCTGGCGATAGCCAATACTGCCATGCCATTTGGTAAATATAAGGGAAGCGTGCTGATTGATTTGCCGGAAGAGTACTTACTTTGGTTTGCTCGTCAGGGGGCATTCCCTCAGGGAAAACTAGGAGAATTAATGGAAATGACCCTAGCGATAAAAATTGAAGGTCTGGATGCTCTGGTGAAACCGTTAAAAAAATCCGAATGA
- a CDS encoding SDR family NAD(P)-dependent oxidoreductase → MGYFAGKVAIVTGATTGVGEGIAEELFHRGATVIITGRQFSRAQQTAKRIDPTGQCVIPMETDIRDHLSVKALIDNTMKQCGGLHMLVNNAGITGPHGINICDYSIDDWNDVINTDLSGTFFGLKYGIPAIIQSGGGAVVNLSSSNGIVGIPGIAPYTTAKHGVLGLTRSVALEFADKGVRINAVGPGYVDTPHMKTLSTEIREWMANSHPMKRMATREEVANTVAFLLSDESSFTTGVFYAIDGGYTAQ, encoded by the coding sequence ATGGGCTATTTTGCTGGAAAAGTTGCGATTGTGACGGGTGCAACAACAGGGGTGGGGGAAGGCATTGCAGAAGAATTATTTCATCGGGGAGCGACGGTTATTATTACGGGACGTCAATTTTCTCGTGCTCAACAGACAGCGAAGCGGATCGATCCCACCGGGCAATGTGTTATTCCAATGGAAACCGATATCAGGGATCATCTTTCCGTTAAGGCCTTGATTGATAACACAATGAAACAGTGTGGTGGTTTACATATGTTGGTCAATAATGCAGGTATTACCGGACCACATGGTATCAATATTTGTGATTATTCCATTGACGATTGGAATGATGTGATAAATACCGATCTCAGTGGAACATTTTTCGGTTTGAAATATGGCATTCCAGCGATAATTCAAAGTGGAGGCGGCGCCGTTGTCAACCTCTCTTCTTCCAACGGTATTGTGGGTATTCCTGGTATTGCGCCCTATACGACAGCCAAACATGGTGTACTTGGTCTGACGCGCTCAGTTGCATTGGAATTTGCAGATAAAGGGGTTCGTATCAATGCGGTTGGGCCGGGTTACGTTGATACCCCACATATGAAGACGCTCTCTACAGAAATCAGGGAATGGATGGCAAACAGCCACCCGATGAAGCGTATGGCGACCAGAGAAGAAGTAGCGAACACAGTGGCATTTTTATTATCAGATGAAAGCTCATTTACGACAGGCGTTTTTTACGCGATTGATGGGGGGTATACCGCGCAATAG
- the gltX gene encoding glutamate--tRNA ligase, producing the protein MSKIKTRFAPSPTGYLHVGGARTALYSWLYSRHNNGEFVLRIEDTDLERSTQEAIDAIMDGMNWLNLSWDEGPYYQTKRFDRYNQVIDEMLEQGTAYRCYCSKERLEQLRETQMAKGEKPRYDGRCRDGECQHNHAEPHVVRFRNPQDGSVIFNDRIRGPIEFSNQELDDLIIRRTDGSPTYNFCVVIDDWDMEITHVIRGEDHINNTPRQINILKALGAPVPEYAHVSMILGDDGKKLSKRHGAVSVMQYRDDGYLPEALLNYLVRLGWSHGDQEIFTVGEMTELFSLAAISKSASAFNTEKLQWLNHHYINTLPAENVAVHLAWHIEQQGIDTRTGPELVDLIKLLGERCKTLKEMAESCRYFYEEFAEFDADAAKKHLRPVARQPLEVARAKLAAITEWTPENIHHAIQATADELAVGMGKVGMPLRVAVTGAGQSPSVDVTIHAINQARSLSRIDQALAYITQREAQ; encoded by the coding sequence ATGAGTAAAATTAAAACCCGTTTTGCACCCAGTCCTACTGGCTATCTTCATGTTGGTGGTGCGCGTACTGCGCTTTATTCCTGGTTATACAGTCGCCATAATAACGGTGAATTTGTCCTCCGTATTGAAGACACTGACCTTGAGCGTTCCACTCAAGAAGCCATTGACGCAATTATGGACGGTATGAACTGGTTAAATCTGAGTTGGGATGAAGGCCCTTATTATCAGACCAAACGTTTCGACCGTTACAATCAAGTCATTGATGAAATGCTGGAGCAAGGGACGGCTTACCGTTGCTATTGCTCCAAAGAACGTCTGGAACAATTGCGTGAAACTCAGATGGCAAAAGGTGAGAAACCTCGCTACGATGGCCGATGCCGTGATGGTGAATGCCAGCACAACCACGCTGAGCCACATGTTGTGCGTTTCCGCAATCCACAAGACGGTTCCGTCATTTTTAATGACCGTATTCGTGGCCCGATTGAATTCAGCAACCAAGAGCTGGATGATTTGATTATCCGCCGTACCGACGGTTCACCAACCTATAATTTCTGTGTTGTCATTGATGACTGGGATATGGAAATTACCCATGTTATTCGTGGTGAAGATCATATCAACAATACACCACGTCAGATCAATATTCTGAAAGCGCTCGGCGCCCCTGTGCCAGAATATGCCCATGTTTCGATGATCCTCGGCGACGATGGTAAAAAACTGTCCAAACGCCACGGGGCTGTCAGCGTAATGCAATATCGCGATGATGGTTATCTGCCAGAAGCGCTGTTGAACTATCTGGTTCGTCTGGGATGGTCACATGGCGATCAGGAAATTTTTACCGTTGGGGAAATGACTGAATTATTTAGCCTTGCCGCCATCAGCAAATCCGCCAGCGCATTCAACACGGAAAAACTGCAATGGCTGAACCATCATTACATCAATACCCTGCCAGCAGAAAATGTTGCCGTTCATTTAGCCTGGCATATTGAACAGCAAGGTATAGATACTCGTACTGGCCCAGAACTCGTTGATTTAATCAAATTACTCGGTGAGCGCTGTAAGACACTGAAAGAGATGGCTGAATCTTGCCGTTACTTCTATGAAGAATTTGCTGAGTTTGATGCCGATGCAGCGAAAAAACATCTGCGCCCTGTTGCTCGCCAGCCATTGGAAGTTGCCCGTGCAAAACTGGCTGCAATAACGGAATGGACACCTGAAAATATCCATCATGCTATTCAGGCTACAGCTGACGAACTGGCGGTGGGAATGGGGAAAGTGGGAATGCCGCTGCGTGTTGCCGTAACAGGTGCGGGGCAATCTCCGAGTGTTGATGTTACTATTCATGCCATTAACCAGGCGCGTTCATTATCTCGTATTGATCAGGCTCTGGCTTATATTACTCAGCGCGAAGCGCAATAA
- a CDS encoding transposase, giving the protein MKGYLSQKLVDGLTQTDVTFITTKRHKMRTHMLVYLYNIVLLKAFHHQDNE; this is encoded by the coding sequence ATCAAAGGTTATCTCAGCCAGAAACTGGTGGACGGTTTGACCCAAACCGATGTTACTTTCATCACGACAAAGCGCCATAAGATGAGAACGCACATGCTGGTTTATCTCTATAACATCGTGTTACTAAAAGCGTTTCACCATCAAGACAATGAATAA
- the mlaA gene encoding phospholipid-binding lipoprotein MlaA: protein MKYRLSGVALTAVLLIGCANSSNTMEQRRTDPLEGFNRAMFSLNYDVLDPYFLRPVAVAWRNYIPMPARNGISNFMSNLGEPASMVNSFLRGDVHEGAKHFNRFFLNTLLGMGGLIDVASMANPKLAKEDPMRFGSTLGYYNVGYGPYVVLPGYGSFTLRDEGGNFADMTYPVLSYLTGWMSVGKWVVEGIETRARLLDSDGLLKNSSDPYLMMRDAYFQRHDFMANGGKLEPEKNPNAASIQDELDSID, encoded by the coding sequence ATGAAGTATCGTCTGAGCGGGGTAGCTCTCACCGCAGTCTTACTTATAGGGTGTGCCAATTCATCGAACACGATGGAACAGAGACGCACCGATCCACTGGAAGGGTTTAACCGTGCGATGTTCAGCTTGAATTATGATGTTCTCGATCCTTATTTTTTGCGGCCGGTTGCTGTTGCCTGGCGTAATTATATACCGATGCCCGCGCGAAATGGCATTAGCAATTTTATGAGTAATCTGGGGGAACCCGCCAGCATGGTTAACAGTTTCTTGCGTGGTGATGTTCATGAAGGCGCAAAACATTTTAACCGTTTCTTTTTAAATACACTCTTAGGAATGGGTGGATTAATTGATGTTGCTTCTATGGCGAATCCTAAACTGGCAAAAGAAGACCCGATGCGTTTTGGCAGTACGTTAGGGTACTATAATGTCGGTTATGGCCCATATGTTGTTTTACCCGGTTACGGCAGTTTCACGCTGCGTGATGAGGGGGGAAATTTTGCCGATATGACTTATCCGGTGCTGAGTTATCTCACGGGGTGGATGTCGGTAGGTAAATGGGTGGTAGAAGGCATCGAAACCCGCGCGCGTTTACTGGATTCTGATGGTCTATTGAAGAATTCCTCCGATCCTTATTTGATGATGCGTGATGCTTACTTCCAACGTCACGATTTTATGGCTAATGGCGGTAAGCTGGAACCAGAAAAAAATCCGAATGCCGCAAGTATTCAAGATGAATTAGATTCTATAGATTAG